From the Oxalobacter vibrioformis genome, the window CTTGTCAGGGTCCTTTTTCCAGTCGAGTTTGGTGAAGTCCATGATTTCGGGCAGATCGATGTTCTTGAGGTATCTCCTTTCGCTGTTGATCCATTGCTGCAGGCCTTTAGTGTCCAGGTATTTGCCATTGGGATCGATGAGCTTGTTGCCCATGAGGCGCACTTCCTGGAGTGAGATGCGGATTTCTCGCAGGCTTTTTTCAAAGCCGTTGTGGGCTGTACTGTTGGAATTGGCCATGGTGTCACCATGCTGCCAGGTATCCCCGCCATGAACTGCGGACATCACATCTTCTATATTTACAGGGTTGCTGTAAGCGGTTTCATTCGCCTCGGTTTTTCCCTGATGGATGGCATCGGTGGCTTTGATGTAGTTGTCTTTGGTGTAGGTATCACCAACAGCTTTTGTCACAGCCCTGGTCACCTTTCCGGCATTTTCCACGGAATCCAGTTCAGCCGAGTTTACCGGCTGCTTGTTTTTGACGGCATTGACGACTTTTCTGGCAACCGGCTCCGCAACCTCTATTCTCGCCTTGTCGCTGGCGGCCTGTAACAGCTCGCCCACCGCTTCGTAGGGATACTGGCTGGGGCTCGTTTCGGCTTTTTTGAAAGGCGCTGGAGCCGCTTCCGGCGTTATTACGGGCTGGGATGATACTGGTGACGTGACGGCTGCCGGTGTGGGTTGTGCCGGCTTGTATGCGGCGCTGTTAAGAGGACTGTCTTTCAGGTTGGACTGCCGCTGCTCGGTAACTGCCTGTTGGATCTTGAAAGCATCCATGAGTTGATCAAGTGGATCGTTCAGGTTCGATGCGGAAGTTGGGACGCCATAGTCAAAGCCGGATGAAGTCCCGGTACCCGCCTTGAACGGATCGACAAAAGTTTGTTTGAAAGGGTTCGGTGTCGCAGACGGCTTGAATGCAACCGACTGGATTATGGGTGCTTCTGGCACAGGCGTGACTGCCGGTGCTTCCGGTTTTTGGGGGTAGGTGCCGTCTTCCCACAGTTCCGGCATTTTGAGAAAAGCCCTGCCAGCAGGAGTTTCGTCATAGTCCTCCCACGACAGGAGGTCATTTCGGTTTTTGCTAAACATGTTTATCCTTTATTGGTGGTTAATGATTCGGGACATGAGGTCCACGGGATAAGCACAATATAAGCTGGCGGGCAACCCCTAATGGCTGTTTGTTCGAATGTTTGTCGTGTTGTCCTGAAAGCAAGGCGGGGCGTGAGGTTTGCCTGAGAGGTACACGCCAGATTTTCGAGAAAAATGAGAAAAAAGCCAAGGCCATCATGAACTCATGAGCGGCCTTGGCGTTCTGATGGAAGGTTAAGACAAGGAACAACTTACTGATTTCTAGATTCAGAACCAGTCTCTTGCCGTGAGCGGATGAAATCGTGGATATCAGCCCATAACCACCCTACTGCGCGAGGGCCCAGACGAATCGACCTGGGGAATATTCCCGCATTCATCCAGAAATAAATCGTGCTTCTGGATAATCCGGTCTCCTTACGGACATCAGGCAATCTCAGAATATGCCCGGGATATTTTTGGTGTGCCATAACAAATTCTTTCATTTGAAAAATGGAAAAATTCCCTCTTGTGCCGAAAACCTGAAGGGGCTGGGGGTGGCTTTCATTTAAAGCCGATTTCTGGAAAAACGGAATGTAACGACACTTCAATGCCAATGGCTGATTGCATAATGAGGTAATCCCCCCACTGATTAGTTTGAATTGGAAGTAGAATTTTCTTATGAAGGAGGTTCTACATGAAGAAGTCGAGATTTACCGATAGCCAGATCATGGCGATATTAAAGCAGGCCGAATCCGGGATTCCCGTACCGGAGTTATGCCGGGAACATGGGATGAGTTCAGCAGCGTTTTACAAATGGCGAGCCAAATATGGCGGCATGGACACTGCCATGATAACCAGGATGAAAGAACTCGAAGCTGAAAATACCCGTCTCAAGAAGATGTACGCTGAAGAGCGCATCAAAGCCGAGATACTCAAAGAAGCCATCGAAAAAAAGTGGTAAGGCCATCTCAACGGCGGGAGATGGCCAGGCGAGCCGTTGCCGACAAGAGGATATCCATCCGTCTGTCCTGCGAGACATTCGGGGTCAGTCAAACTTGTTACCGGTATGAAGCCAGTGGAAATACTGCAAACGAACAGATTGCCCAATGGCTGATGCGACTGACAGACAACAATCGCAACTGGGGATTTGGCCTGTGTTATCTGCACCTGCGCAACGTCAAAGGATTTGGCTGGAACCACAAACGCGTCTATCGCATTTATCGTGAACTTGAATTAAACCTTCGTATCCGTTCCAAAAAGCGCATGACACGGGAAAAGCCGGAAATCCTGAGTGTTCCCCAAAAGAGCAACCAGGTCTGGTCAATGGATTTCATGCATGACCAACTGGAAGATGGCAGAAGCTTTCGGTTATTGAACCTCATTGATGATTTTAACCGGGAAGCCCTGGGTGTCGAAGCCGACTTCTCCATGCCATCAGAAAGGGTTATTCGCTGTCTGGAACAAATCATTTCATGGCGGGGGCATCCTCAAGTGATCCGTTGCGATAACGGCCCGGAATACGTCAGCGCCACATTGCAGAATGGGGCACATAAAAGAGGCATCCGAATCGAGTATATCCCGCCGGGGAAACCCCAACAAAATGCTTATGTGGAGCGCTTTAACCGGACAGTGCGATATGAATGGCTGGCTCAATATCTGTTTACCTCAATTGCAGAGGTACAGGATTTCGCTACCCGATGGGTCTGGCATTATAATCATGAACGCCCAAACATGGCCTTGGGCGGCATCACACCTAAACAGCGGTTGGCCATGGCCGCATGACCCTACTTCCGATCCACCCTAAAAAGGGGGGGATTACCATGCCTCATTAAAGAAATTCACGAAAAATGACACACTCATTACAGAATTTTTGTAATGGATATTTGCTTCGCATGAATTCGCCTCCAAAAGCGCATGTTTACTGCGAATCCCGGACTTTACTGGACGTTATTGGAAGATAAGATGGAGGCTGGGGACGGAATCGAACCGACGTAAACGGCTTTGCAGGCCGCGGCATAACCACTTTGCTACCCAGCCTTTGGGATTCTTCTGGAGCGGGAGAAGGGTCTCGAACCCTCGACCTCAACCTTGGCAAGGTTGCGCTCTACCAACTGAGCTACTCCCGCATTCTGAGATGGTTTTCACCGGAAGGTATCCGGCTTGAACCAGTTTCAAACACTAAAAAGGCTTTTGAAGAACTGGAGCGGGAGAAGGGTCTCGAACCCTCGACCTCAACCTTGGCAAGGTTGCGCTCTACCAACTGAGCTACTCCCGCAACAACAAAGATGAGCATTTTAGCATCTGGCCTTTACTTGTCAAGGCCACTTAACACGATCATCCTCTCTCTTTTATTAAAGGCCATGCTTTCTTGAGGTAATACAGCATGGACCAGACAGTCAGTGTCGCCGCGAGGATCATGAGCCAGTTGCCAATGATCCGGGTATCGAGGAAATTGAACAGCATGTCGTAATACAGCAGCATGGGAATGGCAAACATCTGTGCCGTAGTCTTGATTTTACCGACAGAACTCACGGCAACCGACTGGCCTTCACCAATCCCTGCCATCCACTCACGCAGTGCCGAAATGGCGATTTCGCGGCCAATAATGATGAAACCCAAAATGGCATGAACCCGTCCCAACTGCACCAGGACCAGAAGCGCACCAGCCACCATCAGCTTGTCTGCAACCGGATCAAGAAAAGCGCCAAAAGAAGATGTCTGGTTCCACTTCCTGGCAAGATAGCCGTCAAACCAGTCGGTGATGGAAGCGATGATAAAAATGATGCCGGCACTGAAATTTATTGTCCAGGGCGAAAGCCATCCATCCGGCAGGTAGAAAATACCCACCACGAGCGGGATCATTGCCACACGCAGCCATGTCAGAAAGATGGGGACGTTAAATGGTATCGACCGTTTTTTTTCAATGTCACAAACACTTTGCATTTTTACTGCCTGTCCTAACCTGTTTTTATTGCACTGCTTATGCTAGTGCAATTGATTATATATCTGCTGTGCCAGCTTGCGTGAAATTCCTTCAACTGACATCAGATCCTCAACGGTGGCATCAGCAACACCGCGCATGCTGCCAAAACGTGCCAGAAGCCTTTGACGGCGTTTGGCACCGATACCCTCGACTTCTTCCAGCCGGGAAGTCTGGCGTTTTTTATCGCGCTGTGTGCGCATTCCGGTAATGGCAAACCGGTGAGCTTCATCCCGTATCTGGGCCACCAGCATCAGCGCGGCAGAATCCTTGCCGAGCGCTTTTTGGGGACGGTCATCCGCAAACATAAGGGTTTCCTGCCCGACCTTGCGCCCTTCTCCCTTGGCAACACCAACAATCAGCGAGATATCATGTCCCAGTTCGGCAAAAACCTGTTTTGCCGCCTCGACCTGCCCCTTTCCGCCGTCAATCAGCACCAGATCCGGCATTTTGTTTTCACTGCCGACGAATTTTTCATAGCGGCGCATGAGTACCTGCCGCATGGCAGCGTAATCATCTCCGGGCACGATATTGCTGATGTTGTACCGTCTGTACTCACCATTTTGCATGGCGTGGTGCTGGAACACAACGCAGGATGCCTGCGTGGACTCCCCCTGCGTATGGCTGATATCAAAAGCCTCTATTCTGAGTGTATCAGGATCAGCCACATCAAGGCCAATCTGCTCAACTAATGCCTGCACCCGCTGCAACTGGGCGCCTTCCTGATGCAAAATGCGTTCCAGTGCGATTTCCGCGCCTTTTTGCGCCATATCCAGCCACTGACGGCGTAATCCCTGCGGCTGAAAGACCAGATGGATGCTGTGCCCGCACTGGTCCATCAGTGCCCTCATGAGGGCTGGTTCATCAAATTCGATATTGAGAATCAAAGTACGCGGAACCGGCTTGTCAATGTAATGCTGTGCAAGAAAGGCTTTGAGCACTTGTGTCTCCACGCCCTCACCTTCCTCATTTACTGCATCCTGCACGTTGGAGGGGAAAGATGCCCTATCCCCCAAGTGACGCCCGCCCCTTACCATGGCAAGGTTCACACAGGCACGCCCACCCTGGACAACCACGGCGATGATATCCACGTCGGTATCGCGCCCGGCTTCCATGCTCTGCTGATGAAGAATCTGTGAAAGCGCGGCAATCTGGTTGCGCACGATGGCTGCTTCTTCAAATTCCAGTCTTTCTGAATAGGCCTGCATACTCGACTCCAGTTCCTGCAGGACGTCTGTTTGCTCCCCCTGAGAAACCGGGCGGCATTTTCCACGTCCCGCTGATAATCCGCTTCACTGACCAGTCTGACACAGGGTGCGCTACAGCGCTTGATTTGGTACAAAAGGCAGGGACGGGTACGGTTGGAAAAGACGCTGTCTTCACAGGTGCGCAAGCGAAAAACCCGCTGCAGGATTTCAATCGATTCCCGTACAGCCCAGGCACTGGGGAAAGGGCCGAAATACTGGTTTTTTTTGTCTATGGCTCCCCGGTAATACACAATGCGGGGATAATCCTGCCCGGTGATTTTCAGGTAGGGATAGGATTTGTCATCCCTGAAAAGAATGTTGTAGCGCGGCTGCAGCGATTTGATCAGGTTGTTTTCCAGGATCAGCGCTTCTGCCTCGCTGCGGGTGACCGTTGTTTCAAGCCGTGCGATGCGCTCGACCATCATCTGGATACGGGGAGACTGAAGGGTTTTCTGAAAGTAGCTGGTAACGCGTTTTTTCAGCTCCCTTGCCTTGCCGACATAAAGTATCCGGTCATTGGCATCAAAATAGCGATAAACACCCGGCAGGTTGGGTAGTTTTCTGACAACCTTGAGTAATTCCTTGCGAGTGTCGGTATCAGCGCTATCGGTCATACTTTCATCAGCTTTGCATAAGTGCCGATACGGCTTCCAGGGCATGCCGGTATTGCGCTTCCTGGTGCAGCGCATCCCAGCCGAGTGCAGCTTTTTCCGGGAAAAGACGGATCAGGCGCTCGCGGGACTGGCGAGTGGCATCATTTTCGAGGTACTCAAGCCCTGTAAGGATTTTATCGGCCTTGTCGGGTGAATTGCAGATCAGCACCATATCGCAGCCGGCAGCGAGCGCGGCTTTCGCACCATCAACGGTACTACCAGCCACACGGGCACCTTCCATGCTCAGGTCATCGCTGAATATGACGCCGTCGAACTCGAGCTCTTCACGAAGAATGGTCAGCCATTTTGCCGAAAATCCCGCTGGATTGGGATCAACCTGCGGATAGATGATATGGGCAGGCATGACACCGGCAAGCCCGATACCCATCCAGAAATAGGGAGCGGCATCTTTTTCCATGATTTCTTCCAGACTGCGGCTGTCGATCGGTACTTCATGATGTGAATCTTCCTTTACAAAGCCATGCCCCGGGAAGTGTTTGCCACAATTGGCCATTCCCGCCATTGCCAGACCGTAATTAAGGCTTTGTGCGAGCTTGGCAACCACACGCGGCTCGCTGTGAAAAGCACGATTTCCGATGACACCCGATTCGCCATAGTCCAGATCAAGCACCGGGGTGAACGACATGTCCACGCCGCAGGCACGCAATTCTGTGGCCAGCACATAGCCTGTTGCTGTCGCGGTCTTGCAGGCGATGGATGGATTTTCATCCCATAATTCGCCCAGACGCCGCATGGCTGGCAGGTGGGTAAAGCCACCGTCGCGAAAACGCTGTACACGCCCGCCTTCATGGTCAACAGCAATCAGCACATCATCCCGTACGGCGCGGATGGCTTTTGTCAGTGCCACGAGTTGTGCCCTGTCGGTGTAATTGCGTGCAAACAGGATGACACCGCCTGTCAGCGGGTGACGTATGCGGCGGATATCTTCTTCATTCAAGGTAAGGCCGACAACATCCAGCATGACAGGGCCAGGTTTTTTCGTGGCGTTTTGTGCAGTTTTCATGGTGATTTCTCAATCCTGGGTTTC encodes:
- the pgsA gene encoding CDP-diacylglycerol--glycerol-3-phosphate 3-phosphatidyltransferase produces the protein MPFNVPIFLTWLRVAMIPLVVGIFYLPDGWLSPWTINFSAGIIFIIASITDWFDGYLARKWNQTSSFGAFLDPVADKLMVAGALLVLVQLGRVHAILGFIIIGREIAISALREWMAGIGEGQSVAVSSVGKIKTTAQMFAIPMLLYYDMLFNFLDTRIIGNWLMILAATLTVWSMLYYLKKAWPLIKERG
- a CDS encoding helix-turn-helix transcriptional regulator, whose translation is MKEFVMAHQKYPGHILRLPDVRKETGLSRSTIYFWMNAGIFPRSIRLGPRAVGWLWADIHDFIRSRQETGSESRNQ
- a CDS encoding IS3 family transposase (programmed frameshift), whose amino-acid sequence is MKKSRFTDSQIMAILKQAESGIPVPELCREHGMSSAAFYKWRAKYGGMDTAMITRMKELEAENTRLKKMYAEERIKAEILKEAIGKKVVRPSQRREMARRAVADKRISIRLSCETFGVSQTCYRYEASGNTANEQIAQWLMRLTDNNRNWGFGLCYLHLRNVKGFGWNHKRVYRIYRELELNLRIRSKKRMTREKPEILSVPQKSNQVWSMDFMHDQLEDGRSFRLLNLIDDFNREALGVEADFSMPSERVIRCLEQIISWRGHPQVIRCDNGPEYVSATLQNGAHKRGIRIEYIPPGKPQQNAYVERFNRTVRYEWLAQYLFTSIAEVQDFATRWVWHYNHERPNMALGGITPKQRLAMAA
- the nagZ gene encoding beta-N-acetylhexosaminidase; its protein translation is MKTAQNATKKPGPVMLDVVGLTLNEEDIRRIRHPLTGGVILFARNYTDRAQLVALTKAIRAVRDDVLIAVDHEGGRVQRFRDGGFTHLPAMRRLGELWDENPSIACKTATATGYVLATELRACGVDMSFTPVLDLDYGESGVIGNRAFHSEPRVVAKLAQSLNYGLAMAGMANCGKHFPGHGFVKEDSHHEVPIDSRSLEEIMEKDAAPYFWMGIGLAGVMPAHIIYPQVDPNPAGFSAKWLTILREELEFDGVIFSDDLSMEGARVAGSTVDGAKAALAAGCDMVLICNSPDKADKILTGLEYLENDATRQSRERLIRLFPEKAALGWDALHQEAQYRHALEAVSALMQS